GAGCCCGAAGTGGTCGAAGCCCTACGCGAGGCCGTTGTGGCCGCCTACCCCAAGCTGAGCCATCGGTATTATGAGCTGAAGCGCAAGTGGCTTGGTCTGGACGTCATGCAGGTCTGGGACCGCAACGCGCCATTGCCGATGGAAGACACCCGGATCGTTGACTGGGCCGAGGCCGAGAAGACGGTGATGGACGCCTACAACGCGTTTGATCCTCGGATGGGTGAGATCGCAGCCCCCTTCTTCTCAAAAGGTTGGATCGACGCGGCGGTGAAGCCCGGCAAAGCGCCCGGCGCCTTTGCGCATCCCACCGTGACCGAGGTTCATCCCTACGTGATGCTCAACTATCTGGGCAAGCCGCGCGACGTGATGACCCTTGCGCATGAGCTCGGCCACGGCGTGCATCAGGTACTGGCCGCCGATCAGGGCGAGATGCTGTCATCGACCCCGTTGACCTTGGCTGAAACCGCCAGCGTGTTTGGCGAAATGCTCACCTTCCGCAAAATGCTTGATCAGGCCGAAACCCCGGAACAGCGCAAGGTGCTGCTGGCCGGTAAGGTCGAGGACATGATCAACACAGTCGTCCGCCAGATCGCGTTCTACGACTTCGAATGCAAGCTGCACGCCGCGCGCCGCGAAGGTGAGCTGACGCCTGACGACATCAACGCCCTTTGGATGAGCGTTCAGGCCGAAAGCCTTGGCCCGGCATTCGAATTCATGGACGGGTACGAGACCTTCTGGGCCTATATCCCGCACTTTGTCCACTCGCCCTTCTACGTCTACGCCTATGCCTTCGGCGATGGTCTCGTGAACGCGCTCTACTCGGTCTACGAAAGCGGTGCGGACGGGTTCGAGGACAAGTATTTCGAAATGCTGCGCGCCGGTGGCTCGAAGCACCATAAAGAGCTTCTGGCCCCGTTCGGACTGGACGCCAGCGATCCCGAGTTCTGGGACAAAGGTCTGTCGATGATCTCGGGCTTTATTGACGAATTGGAAGCGATGGAAAGCTAAAGCTACGGGGCAGCCTGCATGGGCTG
The Ruegeria sp. SCSIO 43209 genome window above contains:
- a CDS encoding M3 family oligoendopeptidase, whose product is MRDLPFPVRDANAGGGADDLGNLPEWDLTDLYASEDAPELARDLDWLEGECASFATDYEGKLAELDAAGLLTCVLRNEKINAIAGRIMSFAGLRYYQLTTDADRAKFLSDMQEKITVFTTPLVFFTLELNRIDDDVLAAHFAANADLARYEPVFRRIRAMKPYQLSDELEKFLHDLGVVGDAWERLFDETIAGLTFTVDGEELNIEGTLNLLTEQDRTKREAAARELASVFQSNIKTFARVHNTQAKEKEIVDRWRNMPTAQTGRHLSNDVEPEVVEALREAVVAAYPKLSHRYYELKRKWLGLDVMQVWDRNAPLPMEDTRIVDWAEAEKTVMDAYNAFDPRMGEIAAPFFSKGWIDAAVKPGKAPGAFAHPTVTEVHPYVMLNYLGKPRDVMTLAHELGHGVHQVLAADQGEMLSSTPLTLAETASVFGEMLTFRKMLDQAETPEQRKVLLAGKVEDMINTVVRQIAFYDFECKLHAARREGELTPDDINALWMSVQAESLGPAFEFMDGYETFWAYIPHFVHSPFYVYAYAFGDGLVNALYSVYESGADGFEDKYFEMLRAGGSKHHKELLAPFGLDASDPEFWDKGLSMISGFIDELEAMES